In Dermatophilus congolensis, a genomic segment contains:
- a CDS encoding CAMP factor family pore-forming toxin (The term CAMP (Christie, Atkins, Munch-Petersen) factor is used for toxins encoded in group A and B Streptococcus, but expressed well enough to give a positive CAMP test only in GBS. Related toxins are found in Propionibacterium acnes and other bacterial species.), with amino-acid sequence MFSSRKAVAGLAACALSISPFIYSVPSHAAPLTTQTSFSAQSHVSAEAIAAYRAEAKNDLNKINNSINELQTAKEIAPDTNYLKEIKQLLKTAFELRGTITAIASGQPPAFDPATIKARVEVVRQIAITIHYSHKHLRNKVTQAHAELGFAVTKAIIRVCNPTSTMEQLNASRDELIQDLEKVKNYPDLKPTDRATIYVKAGLNRKIWEIRWGRDTKILGKAERGVYKELNKNITHAVGVWAKINVTVADVDKEIAALDAAYKKALGTLKK; translated from the coding sequence ATGTTCAGCTCACGCAAGGCAGTTGCGGGCCTGGCCGCCTGCGCCCTGTCAATCTCCCCTTTCATCTACTCCGTGCCGAGCCACGCTGCTCCTCTCACCACGCAGACCAGCTTCTCAGCTCAGTCTCACGTCTCCGCAGAGGCCATCGCTGCCTACCGCGCTGAGGCCAAGAATGACCTGAACAAGATCAACAACTCCATCAACGAGCTGCAGACCGCCAAGGAAATCGCTCCTGACACGAACTACCTCAAGGAGATCAAGCAGCTCCTGAAGACCGCTTTCGAACTGCGTGGCACCATCACCGCCATCGCCTCTGGGCAGCCTCCGGCATTCGACCCCGCCACCATCAAAGCCCGCGTCGAGGTCGTTCGCCAGATCGCTATCACCATCCACTACTCCCACAAACACCTGCGTAACAAAGTTACCCAGGCACACGCCGAGCTCGGCTTCGCAGTCACCAAAGCCATCATCCGCGTCTGCAACCCCACCTCCACGATGGAGCAGCTGAACGCTTCCCGCGATGAGCTCATCCAGGATCTTGAGAAGGTCAAGAACTACCCCGACCTCAAGCCGACCGACCGCGCCACCATTTACGTCAAGGCCGGCCTGAACCGCAAGATCTGGGAGATCCGCTGGGGCCGCGACACCAAGATCCTCGGCAAGGCCGAGCGCGGTGTTTACAAAGAGCTCAACAAGAACATCACACACGCTGTCGGCGTCTGGGCCAAGATCAACGTCACCGTTGCCGACGTCGACAAAGAAATTGCCGCGCTCGACGCCGCCTACAAGAAGGCGTTGGGCACGCTCAAGAAGTGA
- a CDS encoding CAP domain-containing protein, whose product MQKKLSKRASRMIAATAACGLASSLVVGGTAFAVDGKHDQSSHKPAATSGDKKAGDKDKKAKTPEKANLVNPIPFALSSEEFKELFDDVINDRTSGADRVRSFVNKFTGGAIKDGFYRNCPWIDFQDRNPNQPGDKGYGDDPTNPNPTHPGDKTPGGDQTPGGDKTPGMPGTPGGDKTPGGDKTPGGDKTPGGDKTPGGDHGKKPGDGTGVGNIGGDKPSRPGQPGDPSHPGKPGQPGQPGDPSHPGKPGQPGQPGDPSHPGKPGQPGQPGDPSHPGKPGQPGQPGDPSHPGKPGQPGEGSKDAQLDQIERAIFDKINQTRQQAGVAPLKWDQRLANDSRAWSKHQADLNTMVHDKSSFYYNNYGEILAAGPDPAKTAVNQWINSQPHYLPMVFKGHTIGGVGVYKHPTWGYMVTARMGAK is encoded by the coding sequence ATGCAGAAAAAGCTCAGCAAGCGCGCCTCCCGGATGATTGCGGCTACCGCCGCATGCGGCCTGGCCTCCTCATTGGTGGTCGGCGGGACTGCTTTCGCAGTAGACGGGAAGCACGACCAGTCGAGCCACAAGCCGGCAGCTACCTCCGGTGACAAGAAAGCCGGTGACAAGGACAAGAAGGCCAAGACCCCCGAAAAGGCCAACCTGGTCAACCCCATTCCCTTCGCTCTCTCAAGCGAAGAGTTCAAAGAGCTTTTCGACGACGTCATCAACGACCGCACGAGCGGAGCCGACCGCGTTCGTTCCTTCGTGAACAAGTTCACCGGCGGTGCCATCAAGGATGGCTTCTACCGCAACTGCCCGTGGATTGACTTCCAGGACCGCAACCCGAACCAGCCTGGCGACAAGGGCTACGGCGACGACCCCACCAACCCCAACCCCACGCACCCCGGTGACAAAACCCCCGGTGGCGACCAGACTCCTGGTGGCGACAAGACCCCGGGTATGCCTGGCACCCCTGGTGGTGACAAGACTCCTGGTGGTGACAAGACTCCTGGTGGTGACAAGACTCCTGGTGGTGACAAGACCCCCGGTGGCGACCACGGTAAGAAGCCTGGCGATGGCACAGGCGTAGGCAACATCGGTGGCGACAAGCCTTCTCGACCTGGTCAGCCTGGTGACCCGTCGCACCCCGGCAAGCCTGGTCAGCCTGGTCAGCCTGGTGACCCGTCGCACCCCGGCAAGCCTGGTCAGCCTGGTCAGCCTGGTGACCCGTCGCACCCCGGCAAGCCTGGTCAGCCTGGTCAGCCTGGTGACCCGTCGCACCCCGGCAAGCCTGGTCAGCCTGGTCAGCCTGGTGACCCGTCGCACCCCGGCAAGCCCGGTCAGCCCGGCGAAGGATCCAAAGACGCTCAGCTCGACCAGATCGAGCGCGCGATCTTCGACAAGATCAACCAGACCCGCCAGCAGGCTGGCGTTGCACCACTGAAGTGGGACCAGCGCCTAGCCAACGACTCCCGTGCATGGTCGAAGCACCAGGCTGACCTGAACACCATGGTTCACGACAAGTCCAGCTTCTACTACAACAACTACGGGGAAATCTTGGCCGCTGGCCCGGACCCGGCGAAGACGGCAGTCAACCAGTGGATCAACTCCCAGCCGCACTACCTGCCCATGGTCTTCAAGGGCCACACCATCGGTGGCGTGGGCGTGTACAAGCACCCCACCTGGGGCTACATGGTTACCGCTCGCATGGGCGCCAAGTGA
- a CDS encoding GNAT family N-acetyltransferase, which produces MTTQRGVAMPNCNLTIVPGSKSDRDTCAEVLAQAFADDEYTLGLIPARDHQRLPTLFRRIITEVITANGYVYLARDTTNGQALGCALWGVPNEHVTLLQQLKGLPTYLSIFGKRFHHALLTQNEIRSHLPTIPHWYLKAVGTIPSARGRGAGSALIQQGLHHADKAGQAAYLESSKISNIPFYEKFGFNQISTVPGHGTIDSVGMWRPASTCPQTITPHPTPTGR; this is translated from the coding sequence ATGACCACTCAAAGGGGAGTAGCCATGCCCAACTGCAACCTCACAATCGTTCCCGGCTCTAAATCAGACCGCGACACATGCGCTGAGGTACTCGCACAAGCCTTCGCCGACGACGAATACACCCTCGGTCTCATTCCAGCCCGCGACCACCAACGACTCCCAACGCTCTTCCGCCGCATCATCACCGAAGTAATCACCGCCAACGGCTACGTGTACCTCGCCCGCGACACCACCAACGGCCAAGCACTCGGATGCGCGCTCTGGGGCGTCCCCAACGAACACGTCACCCTCCTCCAACAGCTCAAAGGCCTACCCACATACCTCTCCATCTTCGGTAAACGATTCCACCACGCCCTACTCACCCAAAACGAAATCCGATCACACCTACCCACCATTCCCCACTGGTACCTCAAAGCCGTAGGAACCATCCCCTCCGCTCGTGGCCGTGGCGCCGGAAGCGCTCTCATCCAACAAGGCCTCCACCACGCAGACAAAGCAGGACAAGCTGCCTACCTCGAATCATCCAAAATCTCGAACATCCCCTTCTACGAAAAATTCGGATTCAACCAGATATCAACAGTTCCCGGACACGGCACCATCGACTCGGTCGGCATGTGGCGACCAGCCTCCACATGCCCCCAAACAATCACACCTCACCCCACCCCAACTGGCCGATAA
- a CDS encoding putative RNA methyltransferase: protein MSSEQVRGVAASGWMMLACPVCGGDLEPDVQVRCFGCGAGHRFDRARQGHVTLLGGRGRHGLVADDAAMVAARFEVQSSGLYRPILDGVVQAVLEGGVLPAGGVELGGVLDCGGGTGYYAAGVLSQTPLGFGVGMDLSVYAARRAAKAHAGLVSVVADTWERFPIRDGSVQVALVVFAPRHGAELGRVLRPDGVVVVVTPLSHHLAELSGAMRVRVDPRKEERLAASMEGFDVVSQRCVESRVPVEAAQGRLLVGMGPGAHHAGDVDGLVLPSEVTLAVRVGVYRPVGVG, encoded by the coding sequence GTGAGTTCGGAGCAGGTGCGGGGCGTGGCTGCGTCGGGTTGGATGATGTTGGCTTGTCCGGTGTGTGGTGGGGATTTAGAGCCTGATGTACAGGTTCGGTGTTTTGGTTGTGGGGCGGGTCATCGTTTTGATCGAGCTCGTCAGGGGCATGTGACGTTGTTGGGTGGTCGGGGTCGGCATGGTCTTGTTGCTGATGATGCGGCGATGGTGGCGGCGCGGTTTGAGGTGCAGTCTTCGGGGTTGTATCGCCCTATTTTGGATGGTGTGGTGCAGGCTGTACTTGAGGGCGGGGTGTTGCCTGCTGGTGGGGTGGAGTTGGGTGGGGTTTTGGATTGTGGTGGTGGGACTGGCTATTACGCGGCAGGGGTTTTGTCGCAGACGCCGTTGGGTTTTGGGGTGGGTATGGATTTGTCGGTGTATGCGGCGCGTAGGGCGGCTAAGGCGCATGCGGGGTTGGTGTCGGTGGTGGCTGATACGTGGGAGCGTTTTCCGATTCGGGATGGGAGCGTTCAAGTTGCGTTGGTGGTTTTCGCGCCTCGTCATGGCGCGGAGCTGGGGCGGGTGTTGCGTCCGGATGGTGTGGTTGTGGTGGTGACTCCGTTGTCTCATCATTTGGCGGAGTTATCGGGGGCTATGCGGGTGAGGGTGGATCCGCGTAAGGAAGAGAGGCTTGCGGCTTCGATGGAGGGGTTTGATGTGGTTTCGCAGCGGTGTGTGGAGAGTCGGGTGCCTGTGGAGGCTGCGCAGGGTCGTCTTTTGGTGGGGATGGGTCCTGGGGCGCATCATGCGGGAGATGTTGATGGATTGGTGTTGCCCTCTGAGGTGACGTTGGCGGTGCGGGTAGGGGTTTATCGGCCAGTTGGGGTGGGGTGA
- the thrS gene encoding threonine--tRNA ligase: MPTQITVTVAGEQRTVEQGTTAADLFADNKRIVAARLTNNDSSRVVDLAHPLSDGDTIDSVDIGSEDGLNVLRHSATHVMAQAVQRMRPNAKLGIGPVITDGFYYDFDVEEPFTPEDLKKLEKTMQRIVNEGQTFRRRVITQAEAEAELANEPYKLELISLAGGPGSGKNADDIDAAAEGASMEVGGDELTIYENVDRKGEVVWRDLCRGPHVPTTKMLANGFKLMRCSAAYWRGDQRNAGMQRLYGTAWPTKDEMRAYLDRIAEAEKRDHRRLGNQMDLFSFPDEIGSGLAVFHPKGAIMRMEMEEYSRQRHIAAGYSFVNTPHITKGNLFEVSGHLDWYRDGMYPAMQMDEERDSEGNITKPGQDYYLKPMNCPMHNLIFRSRGRSYRELPLRLFEFGTVYRNEKSGVVHGLTRARGFTQDDAHIYCTRDQMRGELTRLLTFVLDLLKDYGLDDFYLELSTKNPEKFVGDDATWEEATETLRQVATDSGLDLVPDPGGAAFYGPKISVQAKDAIGRTWQMSTIQLDFNLPERFELEYQAADGTRQRPVMIHRALFGSIERFFGVLVEHYAGSFPAWLAPVQVTGIPVAEEHGEYLEEIAARLREHGVRIEIDHSDDRFPKKIRNASTSKVPFTLIAGEEDRSNNAVSFRFRDGSQENKVPVDVAIERILTTIRSRDNNDPVASTHTPEETE, from the coding sequence GTGCCCACGCAGATCACCGTGACCGTAGCCGGAGAGCAACGAACGGTCGAGCAGGGCACGACTGCCGCTGACCTGTTCGCCGACAACAAGCGCATCGTCGCTGCCCGCCTCACCAACAACGACAGCAGCCGCGTTGTCGACCTCGCCCACCCCCTGTCCGACGGCGACACTATCGACAGCGTCGACATCGGCAGCGAAGACGGCCTCAACGTACTCCGCCACTCTGCCACCCACGTCATGGCCCAAGCCGTACAACGCATGCGTCCCAACGCTAAACTCGGCATCGGCCCCGTGATCACCGACGGCTTCTACTACGACTTCGACGTCGAAGAACCCTTCACCCCTGAAGACCTGAAAAAACTCGAAAAAACGATGCAGCGCATCGTCAACGAAGGGCAAACCTTCCGCCGCCGCGTCATCACCCAAGCCGAAGCCGAAGCCGAACTAGCCAACGAACCCTACAAACTCGAACTCATCAGCCTCGCTGGAGGCCCCGGATCTGGTAAGAACGCTGATGACATCGACGCCGCAGCAGAAGGGGCGTCCATGGAAGTCGGCGGCGACGAACTCACCATCTACGAAAACGTCGATCGCAAAGGCGAAGTCGTTTGGCGCGACCTATGCCGCGGCCCCCACGTACCCACCACCAAAATGCTCGCCAACGGCTTCAAACTCATGCGCTGCTCCGCCGCATACTGGCGCGGCGACCAACGCAACGCCGGCATGCAACGCCTCTACGGCACCGCATGGCCCACCAAAGACGAAATGCGTGCCTACCTCGACCGCATCGCCGAAGCCGAAAAGCGCGACCACCGTCGCCTCGGCAACCAGATGGACCTGTTCAGCTTCCCAGACGAAATCGGCTCCGGACTAGCCGTATTCCACCCCAAAGGCGCCATCATGCGCATGGAAATGGAGGAATACTCCCGCCAACGCCACATCGCCGCCGGATACAGCTTCGTCAACACCCCACACATCACTAAAGGAAACCTGTTCGAAGTCTCCGGACACCTCGACTGGTACCGCGACGGCATGTACCCCGCCATGCAAATGGATGAGGAACGCGACAGCGAAGGCAACATCACCAAACCCGGCCAGGACTACTACCTCAAGCCGATGAACTGCCCCATGCACAACCTCATCTTCCGCTCCCGCGGACGCAGCTACCGCGAACTACCACTACGACTCTTCGAATTTGGAACCGTCTACCGCAACGAAAAATCCGGCGTTGTTCACGGCCTCACCCGCGCCCGCGGATTCACCCAAGACGACGCCCACATCTACTGCACCCGCGACCAAATGCGCGGCGAACTCACCCGACTGCTCACCTTCGTCCTAGACCTACTCAAGGACTACGGACTCGACGACTTCTACCTCGAACTCTCCACCAAAAACCCAGAAAAATTCGTCGGCGATGACGCCACCTGGGAAGAAGCCACCGAAACACTGCGCCAAGTCGCCACCGACTCCGGCCTAGACCTCGTCCCCGACCCCGGCGGCGCCGCGTTCTACGGCCCCAAAATCTCCGTACAAGCCAAAGACGCCATCGGCCGCACCTGGCAAATGAGCACCATTCAGCTCGACTTCAACCTGCCAGAACGATTCGAACTCGAATACCAAGCCGCAGACGGAACCCGTCAACGCCCCGTCATGATCCACCGCGCGCTATTCGGTTCCATCGAACGATTCTTCGGCGTTCTCGTCGAACACTACGCAGGATCATTCCCCGCCTGGCTCGCCCCCGTGCAAGTCACCGGAATCCCCGTCGCAGAAGAACATGGCGAATACCTCGAAGAAATCGCAGCACGCCTACGCGAACACGGCGTTCGCATCGAAATCGACCACAGCGACGACCGCTTCCCCAAGAAAATCCGCAACGCATCCACCTCCAAAGTCCCTTTCACACTCATCGCCGGTGAAGAAGACCGCAGCAACAACGCCGTCAGCTTCCGCTTCCGCGACGGCAGCCAAGAAAACAAAGTCCCTGTCGACGTAGCAATCGAACGGATCCTCACCACCATCCGCAGCCGCGACAACAACGACCCTGTCGCCTCCACCCACACACCCGAAGAAACCGAGTAA
- a CDS encoding HIT family protein, producing MTQPPRIDPATQFAGEHDGFERLWTPHRMAYIQGNSETKNTSQPHTAKENDCPFCTGPTKTDEEALIIHRGKHCFAILNLFPYNPGHLLICPYRHIPMYIDLNDEELDEFTSMTRQAIRMMQRVNAPHGFNIGMNQGAVAGAGVAAHLHQHIVPRWSGDANFFPIIGRTKALPVLLDDTRRMFTQGWTDTTQ from the coding sequence ATGACCCAACCGCCCCGGATCGACCCAGCCACGCAATTTGCCGGTGAACACGACGGCTTCGAACGCCTCTGGACCCCGCACCGCATGGCCTACATCCAGGGCAATTCCGAAACAAAAAACACATCACAACCACACACGGCAAAAGAAAACGACTGCCCCTTCTGCACAGGCCCCACCAAAACCGACGAAGAAGCACTTATCATCCACCGCGGAAAACACTGCTTCGCCATCCTCAACCTCTTCCCCTACAACCCCGGCCACCTCCTCATCTGCCCCTACCGCCACATCCCCATGTACATCGACCTCAACGACGAAGAACTCGACGAATTCACATCAATGACCCGCCAAGCAATCCGCATGATGCAGCGCGTCAACGCCCCACACGGCTTCAACATCGGAATGAATCAAGGCGCAGTAGCAGGCGCTGGCGTAGCAGCCCACCTACACCAACACATCGTTCCCCGGTGGTCCGGCGACGCTAACTTCTTCCCCATCATCGGCCGCACCAAAGCCCTACCCGTCCTCCTCGATGACACCCGACGCATGTTCACTCAAGGATGGACAGACACCACCCAATAA
- the pgsA gene encoding phosphatidylinositol phosphate synthase: MLNKFARSFATKIATPIAKILLRIGLNADAVTTIGALGVCAGALWFFPRGEFAPGVLFITFFVLFDLLDGTMARLSGTTSTWGAFLDSTLDRLADGAVFGGLLLFYARQPHETSATWASLFCLVFAFVTSYARARAEGLGMTGANTGIAERADRLLITLAGAFIVDIANLPSDTLGYILWALAAASALTVWQRMHAVAKEIEKKRTDHTHPMP; encoded by the coding sequence ATGCTGAACAAATTCGCCCGATCATTCGCCACCAAAATCGCCACTCCCATCGCCAAAATCCTCCTGCGCATAGGCCTCAACGCTGACGCAGTCACCACCATCGGGGCACTAGGCGTATGCGCAGGCGCACTCTGGTTCTTCCCCCGAGGAGAATTCGCACCCGGAGTCCTATTCATCACATTCTTTGTCCTATTCGACCTCCTCGACGGCACCATGGCACGCCTATCAGGAACCACCAGCACCTGGGGAGCCTTCCTCGACTCAACCCTCGACCGCCTCGCCGACGGAGCTGTATTCGGCGGCCTCCTGCTCTTCTATGCCCGCCAACCCCACGAAACCTCCGCCACCTGGGCCTCACTGTTCTGCCTCGTCTTCGCTTTCGTCACCAGCTACGCCCGAGCCCGCGCCGAAGGCCTAGGCATGACCGGAGCAAACACCGGCATCGCCGAACGCGCCGACAGACTCCTCATCACCCTCGCCGGAGCATTCATCGTCGACATCGCCAACCTGCCCAGCGACACCCTCGGCTACATCCTGTGGGCCCTAGCTGCCGCGAGCGCCCTAACCGTATGGCAACGAATGCACGCAGTCGCAAAAGAAATCGAGAAAAAACGCACCGACCACACCCATCCCATGCCATGA